The genomic stretch GCCGCCTCTTCGTGTTTGACTTTGGAGCAGTAGAGAAATGCCCTGCCGTCTTTCGTTCGGCTCAGGAATCCCTTTTTCATGAGTATGGAGAGAATCCGCCTGATACCGCCATCGGTAATATTTCGCCCATGGGATGCGAGCACATGCTGGATATCCTCGGTCGCGACCGGCTCATGCTCCCATATTACATGCATGAACTCGAGCTCGACATGAGTAAGCGTTTTCTTGTCAGCCATGTATCCAATCCTTCCGCAATATGATTAAAAAAGTACTTTCGCTGCGCAAGCGATCAACATTGATCTAATTATAACTGCCCAGGAAAATGTTGTCAAGAGAAATCGATCAACTTTGATCGAAATAATTATTTTATTTTTCTTTCATCTTTACTTCGAGTGGTTTTCACCCTCGAACAGAAAAAAGTCACAGATCGATACATATTTGAAAAAAATGATGGAATCCCCTGTTTTTCATAGTGCATTTCAACCGGAAGAGTTTTATAATGGTT from bacterium encodes the following:
- a CDS encoding BlaI/MecI/CopY family transcriptional regulator; amino-acid sequence: MADKKTLTHVELEFMHVIWEHEPVATEDIQHVLASHGRNITDGGIRRILSILMKKGFLSRTKDGRAFLYCSKVKHEEAA